The Mercurialis annua linkage group LG2, ddMerAnnu1.2, whole genome shotgun sequence genome contains a region encoding:
- the LOC126669193 gene encoding uncharacterized protein LOC126669193, protein MIGGVACLLLLLQVKKGLKMTLHQYPKCELHDWTAIFLLQQSPYLTHPCLTKSYNFSVSIILPLGSHLHEPHPLLQMRWLQSLLSPLKKLWFRLHSTPKKSRGIYILYEDVKSCPYEDVQVLWSILVESHTPSMPSKQ, encoded by the exons ATGATTGGTGGGGTGGCTTGCTTGCTTCTTCTACTACAAGTGAAAAAGGGTTTGAAAATGACACTGCACCAATATCCAAAATGTGAATTGCATGATTGGACTGCAATTTTTCTCCTGCAACAGTCCCCTTATTTAACTCACCCTTGTCTTACCAAATCTTACAATTTTTCTGTCTCTATTATTTTACCTCTCGGCTCTCACTTACATGAGCCACACCCACTTCTCCAAATGAGATGGCTCCAATCCCTCCTCTCTCCATTGAAGAAACTTTGGTTTCGTCTGCATTCGACTCCGAAAAAGA GTAGAGGGATATACATTCTATACGAGGATGTGAAATCTTGCCCTTATGAAGATGTGCAAGTTCTATGGTCAATACTAGTGGAGTCGCATACGCCTTCCATGCCATCAAAACAATGA
- the LOC126669192 gene encoding uncharacterized protein LOC126669192 produces MENNSDDQKATILITNDDGIDAPGLCSLVRVLVSANRFNVLVCAPDSEKSAVSHSITYRHPISARRADIEGTLAYAVCGTPADCASVGVSKALFPSIPDLVLSGINMGSNCGYHIQYSGTVAGAREAFFFGVPSVSISYDWVGGKSTVQDYTLAAEACMPIISALIVEIKNKTYHSGCFLNIDLPTNVANHKGYKLTQQGKSIFKMGWRQVHSGMEARKMLSTMTMDTNSIVETEVDGSNASEEQMWFRREVRGAQVEEEDSDHKFLQEGYITVTPLGALSRAEISSTEYFKNWLPGVIDHTSPSAL; encoded by the exons atggaaaacaaCAGTGACGATCAAAAGGCGACGATCTTGATCACCAACGACGACGGCATTGACGCTCCCGGTCTCTGCTCGCTTGTTCGCGTCCTCGTCTCCGCTAATCGTTTCAATGTCCTTGTTTGCGCTCCTGATTC GGAAAAATCAGCGGTTAGTCATTCAATTACTTACCGGCATCCGATTTCTGCTCGTCGTGCAGATATTGAAGGAACCTTAGCTTATGCAGTTTGTG GAACACCGGCTGATTGTGCTTCTGTGGGAGTCTCGAAAGCCCTCTTTCCTTCAATTCCTGATCTG GTTTTAAGTGGTATAAACATGGGAAGCAACTGTGGCTATCACAT TCAATACTCTGGCACAGTTGCCGGTGCTCGGGAGGCCTTCTTTTTTGGTGTACCCTCAGTCTCTATTTCCTATGATTG GGTCGGAGGTAAAAGCACTGTTCAGGATTACACACTTGCTGCTGAGGCTTGTATGCCAATCATAAGTGCCTTAATTGTTGAGATCAAGAATAAAACGTATCATTCAGGGTGTTTCCTGAATATAGATTTGCCAACAAATGTTGCAAATCATAAG GGCTATAAGCTAACTCAGCAGGGTAAAAGCATATTTAAGATGGGGTGGAGACAAGTTCACTCTGGCATGGAAGCAAGGAAAATGTTATCAACAATGACAATGGACACAAATTCGATAGTGGAGACAGAGGTTGATGGGTCAAATGCATCCGAAGAACAAATGTGGTTCAGGAGAGAA GTGAGGGGAGCACAAGTTGAAGAAGAAGATTCTGATCACAAATTTCTTCAGGAAGGATAT ATTACTGTTACTCCCCTGGGCGCCCTTTCCCGTGCAGAAATTAGCAGCACAGAGTACTTTAAAAATTGGCTTCCAGGTGTGATCGACCACACATCTCCATCAGCCTTGTAA